The nucleotide window AATGATATCGATTAGCATTAAATTCATTTAAAGCCAACACTGCCATGCAAAGTTATGTACTTAAAGATTGTCTTTAAAAGGACGGATCTAATGGCAACACAGAACAGCCTATCCCTGTGAGAGAGgtaagtgaaaagaaaaagagagagatggCCAAGTGTTTTATGATTCTTGCACTTACTTTTGCAGTCATTCACTGCAGTACGGCAGCAAGGAATGTGCCTGCTGGCACTGGTCTTGATGACCAAAAGAACTTCGTTGCATTTGGTGGTGTTGGTGGCTTTGCAGGAACCGGTCTTGGAGGTGGaggtggagttggtggtggcctTGGCGGCCTTGGGGG belongs to Gossypium arboreum isolate Shixiya-1 chromosome 7, ASM2569848v2, whole genome shotgun sequence and includes:
- the LOC108484202 gene encoding glycine-rich protein 5-like; translated protein: MAKCFMILALTFAVIHCSTAARNVPAGTGLDDQKNFVAFGGVGGFAGTGLGGGGGVGGGLGGLGGGIGGLGGLGDSPGLGGLGGATGGLGGLGGGIGGLGSGIGGSGDCPDGGAGSLLHP